One Deltaproteobacteria bacterium CG2_30_66_27 genomic window, CCGACCTCGTTCATGGAGACGAGCCGGGTGTAGATATACAGAGAAGTGTCCTCGAACCCCTTCGCCATGATCGGGCCCGTGAACTGCTGCCAGCGCATCAGGAACCGGAGCCACTCCTCCCTCTCGGTCCCGGCGAGTCCCGGGGGGATCTCCAGCAGCAGGACCCGCCGCAGGAAGTCGAACACGGGAGTGCTCGCTTCCGTGCTGCGCTGCTGCGCCTCTTTCAGGGCTTTCGCGATGTACCGGACGTCCCGGGCGGGCAGTTCATGACCGTGGGCGTACGTCCGGTATACGGGGAAGCAGGCCGTCACCTCGATCAGCGCGGCGTGCAGCTCCTTCCGGGGGAGGTCCCGGGCGTACCGGTCCTGCTCCGCCAGCCGCCCGAGGTGCTGCCCCAGCGAGTGCATCTCGCCCGCGAAGAGGGAGTCCATCACCATCTTCTTGCTCCGGTAGACCGTCTCCCGGAAGTTCGGTGCGACTCCGATGAACCGCGCGTAGATCTCGTCCATGGTCTTGACGCCCCCGGCGCTGACGAAGACCCCGTTCAGCGCGTTCAGGAAGTCGTATCCCGTCGTTCCGTGGATCGGCCACGCGGGCGGAAGCACCTCGTCCCTCCCGAGGATCTTCTCGACCAGGACGTAGAATCCCGGGGAGGGGTTTGCATCCTCCGACCCCGTCAGCCGCTGCATGAGCCGGACGAGATACCCGTGCGGATCGTAGAGGCCGTCGATGTGGTCCACGCGCAGGCCGGTCACTTTTCCTTCCCGGACCAGCCGGAGGACCAGATCGTGGGAGGCGTCGAAGACCCGCGGGTCCTCGACCCGGAGGCTGACCAGTTCGCTGACCGCGAAGAACCGCCGGTAGTTGATCTCCTCGTTGGCCAGCCGCCAGAAGGAGAGCCAGTAGTGCTGCTCTGAGAGAATGCGGTCGAGGGGATCGAAGCTGGCGGGATCGCCTTTCCGCCCGTTCACGGTCCGCAAGGTTTCCTCGATGTGCTCCCGGATCTCGTGGCGCTCCGTGTACAGGCGCAGGAGACGCTCCTTGATTTCCTCCTCGGAGGTGTATCGCTCGCGGGCCGATTCCGCATCCACCGCTGTGGTCTTTGCGAGGTGTTCGATCGTCGTGATCAGGTCCCACAGCTCCCGGAAGGAAGGGTGGTCCGGCCCGTACGTCTCCTCCAGCGACGAAAGCCGCAGGGAAAGGATCCGCGGGTAGGAATGGATGGACACCGGAAGCTTCGCGGAATGGCAATGGACGAGGAAGCCGCCCTTTTCCAGGTGCAGGGAGAGTTCCTGCTCTTCGATCATCCGACCGTACGGCCCGCCAAGGATGGGGAGGAGGACCTTGCCGCTGAGCGCCTTCTTGGGGGAGTGCCAGTCGATGTCGAAGAACCCGGCGAACGGCGACCCCTGTCCGCTCTCCAGGACGTCCATCCACCACCGGTTCTCGACGCTCGCGGCCATATGGTTGGGGACGATGTCCACCAGGAGCCCCATTCCCCGGCCTTTGAGCGCCTTCGCCAGCGACTCGAAATGCCCTTCGCCCCCCAGCTCGGCGTTCAGCCGGGTGGGGTCGGTCACGTCGTAGCCGTGAAGGCTGCCCCGGCGGGCCTGAAAGATCGGCGAGGCGTACAGGTCGGTGACGCCCAGGGCTTCCAGGTACGCGACCAGGGCGACGGCGTGTTCGAACCGGAACCGCCGGTGGAACTGGAACCGGTAGGTGGCCGCGGGGATTCGGAGCGTCGCCACGGGTCAATCCTCCGGCACGACGAACGAGAGCTTCTTTCCGATGGAGCGGAACAGCCCGATCCAGAGGGCCGCCTGTTCGTCCCCTTCACGGGACTTCGTCAGGAAACCGGGATAGACGGTCTGCAACAGCTCGAAGTAGATGTTCTGGGCCCCCCAGAAGAGCACCTCGAAGGGGAGGTCGTGGCCCATTTCCACCGCCTCCTCGAAGCGGTGGAGAAGGCCGAGATCGTCGGGTTTCTCCCGGAAGTCGTTCGCGATCGCGTCGATTCTTTTCTGGAGCGGGAATCCGAGGCCGGCCGATACGAGCTGGATCCCGATGGTGCTGCCCTCTTCCAATAGCCCGCGGATGGCGGTCGCGTCCAGGGTCTCCGCCGACACGGCCCGGCGCAGCCCCGCGTTCAGTGTGACCTTCGCGGAGGCGTGCAGGGGATCGGGGAGCGGAATGTCCATGCCCGAGAGGAACCGCATCATGCTGGCGTGCTGATTGTAGATCTCCCGGTGGCTCGCCTCCGTCCCGGAGAGGGTCTGGTCGAGGATGATGTGCAGGATTTTCCGCAATTCGTCGCGGAACAGCAGCTTCAGGGAGTAGGTCCCCAGGCCGAATTGCTTGTCCACGGTCCGGATCGCTTCGGGGAGGTCGGCGCTCTTGAAGACGTCCCCGATCTCCCGGGTGAGGGTCTCGTACTCCTCCTCGCCCCGGAAGTCGCGGACCCCTCCGCTGATGTTGTGATCCCCCAGGTGCAGGACGCCGAACGTCACGAACGCCGTTTTCCGCGTGATCTCCGAGGTGACCCGCGCCCTTCCGAGGAGAAGCTTCGTCCTGCCCGCCGTCCGGACGCGGATGTCATGCCGTTCGACGTCGTAGCAGTAGATCCGGTCCCGCTCGCCGTAATTCTCGAAGAGGGCGCTCATCGCGTAGTGGGCCGCGACCTTGTGCAGGTCCACCGTGGCCGGCTTCACGAACTTGTCGTACAGGGCGCGTCCGTCCTTGTGCTCCGGCACGTTGCTTTTTGCCCGCTCGAGCCGCGTAAGGAACCCGGCTTCGACGGAATCGCCGAAGATATCCCCGGAAAGCTGTATGACGCGGCCGGCGTACTGGAGGACCTGCACCGTTTCGATCCCCGAGAGATCGTCGAAGAACCATCCGCAGCTCGTGTACATGAGCATGGCCTGCCGCTGGATCTCCATCAGCTGGAGCGCCCGGGTCTTCTGCTTCGGCGTCAGCTTCCCGGCGGCGTGCCTTGCGAGAAATTCGTCGATGGAGGCGTCGGACCGGTCGAGGATCACCGAGATGTACTCTTCCCGGGCGGCCCAGGGGTCCTTGAAGACCTTCCTCCCTTCCCCTTCGAACAGGGGGGCGATGGTGTCCCGGAGTCCGTCCATCGCCTCCCGAAGCGGTCTCCTCCATTCCTGGTTCCACCCCGGACGGCCGCCGGAATTGCACCCGCAATCGCTCCGCCAGCGCTCCACGCCGTGAACGCAGCTCCAGGAGCTGTTGTCGAAGATCCGCACGTCGTGCGTGGGCGGGAATCTCTCCAGGTGCTCTCCGTAGTTCGTGATGCGGACCTCCGGGTTCGCGTCGAGGAGCTGCAGCGCCTTCGAAAGGGCCATCTCGCCGTGGGTGTGGTGGTGGCCGTACGTCTCGCCGTCGGTGGCGATATGCACCAGTTGCTGCGGCCACGGACGCTGGTCCGAGAAAGCCCCCAGCAGGCGGTTGGCGAGGAACTCCCCGTTGTCGAGAAGCCGCTCGAAGGCGACTCCCTGGGAGATGGGCCCGTCATAGAAGAACAGGCAGATCTTCCGGCCCGAAGGAAGACGAAGTTCGTACGGGATCGTGGGATCGATCCTGCCGTTGCTGACGTCGCGCCAGTCGCGGCTCCCTTTTTTTCGCACCTTGGCCGCCTGGCGGGGGGCGAGGATCGTGAACCGGATCCCCTCGCCGGCCAGGACGTCCAGCGTGCCGACGTCCGCCGCGGTTTCCGGGAGCCACATCCCCTCCGGCGGCCGGCCGAACCGGTGCGTGAAATCCCGGATCCCCCAGCGGACCTGCGTCGCCTTGTCCCGCGCGTTGGCCAGGGGAAGGATGATGTGGTTGTACCCCTGCGCCAGGGCGGAGCCGTGTCCCGAGAACGTCTTGCGGCTTTCCCGGTCGCCTTCGAGGATGGCCCGGTACACCGCGGGGGATTTCTCTTCCATCCAGGACAGCAGCGTCGGGCCGAAGTTGAAGCTGATGCGGGAGTAGTTGTTGACGATCTTTTCGATGCGCCCGTCCCCGGCGAGGGACCGGGAAAACGCGTTGGCCGCGTAACATTCGGCCGAGATCCGCTCGTTCCAGTCGTGGTAGGGGAATGCGGAGTCCTGAAGTTCGACCGCCTCCAGCCAGGGGTTCTCCCGGGGCGGCTGGTAGAAGTGGCAGTGGATGCAGACGTATCGATCCATTCAGCGATTCTCCTCTCCGGAATTCGAGAACAGGATGAAGGAGTCCGGCCGGAGCGCGCATACGACCCCCCCGAGCGGGTCCGGACGTTCGGGCGCCGCTCCCCCCGGGCCGCCCCAGCGGACGTCGGCGGAATCCAGTACCTTCTTCCAATGCCCGCCGGGAAGGGGAAGCGGCAGGGTCGCCGGAACATTCCCGAAATGGAACACCGCCGCGGTTTGCGCGGAGCCGTCCCGGCGCAGGATGAAGAGCGCGCTTTCCTCCTCGAAGGGGGTCGCCTCCATTCCCTCCCGGTCCGTCCGGGACAGGACCGGATCGGTCTTCCGGATCCGGATCAGTTCGCGGTGGAGCGAAAGGAGGAGCGCCCGGTTTCCCGATCCCCGCAGCGCCGGATCCGGCCGGGAACGCAGGAACGTTTCCTCGTCCTGGGGATCGGGGATCTCGCCTTTCCAGCCGAAGGCGGCGAACTCCTCTTTCCGCCCTTTCCGGACCGCCTCGATGAGGCCCGTGTCGCCATGGTGCACGAAGTAGAGGAACGGGGCAACCTCTCCATATTCCTCCCCCATGAACAGGAGCGGAAGGAAGGGGGAAAGCAGGACGACGCCCGCGGCGAGCTTCTGGGACTCGAAGGAGACCAGGACGCTCAGCCGGTCCCCGCGCATCCGGTTCCCCACCTGGTCGTGGTTCTGCGCGAACACGACGAACCTCCCCGCCGGGAGGTGGCGTGACGGGTTCCCATGCCGGCGCCTGCGGTACGCCGAATATTGCCCCGAGTAGACGAACCCGTCGGTGAACGCGCGCGCCAGGCGCCCGATCCCGCCGAAGTCGGCGTAGTACCCGTCGCGCTCGCCCGTCAGCAGGGTGTGGAGGGCGTGGTGAAAGTCGTCGTTCCACTGGGCGTCGAGCCCATATCCCCCCTCTTCCGGCGGGGTGACGACCCGCGCGTCGTTCAGGTCGCTCTCCGGAATCAGGTAGGCCCTCCGGTTCTCTTCCTTCCGGAGGTCGCGGACGGCCGCGGCGAGCTCGGTGAGGAACGGGGAGGCGCTGAAATCCATGATGCCGTGGATCGCGTCGAGGCGCAGCGCGTCCACGTGGAACTCCCGCAGCCAGTAGAGGGCGTTCTCCTGGAAATACCGCCGGACCTCGTCGCTGTGGGGGCCGTCGAAGTTCACGGCCGATCCCCACGGGATGCGGTACCGGTCGCTGAAGTAGGGGCCGAAGTCGGACAGGTAATTCCCCTCCGGCCCGAGGTGGTTGTAGACCACGTCCAGGACGACGGCCAGGCCGCGCAGGTGGCAGGCGTCGACCAGGCGCTTCAGCCCTTCCGGCCCGCCGTAGCTCTCCTGCACGGCGAACGGGTAGACGCCGTCGTATCCCCAGTTTCTCCTCCCGGGGAACTGCGCCACGGGCATCAGCTCCACGGCGGTGATCCCCAGTTCGACGAGAGCGTCCAGGCGCTGGAGGATGGCGTCGAAGGTGCCCTCGGGCGTGTACGTCCCGACGTGCAGTTCGTACAGGATGTACGAAGAGAGCGGAATCCCGCGCCATTCGCGGTCCCGCCATGCGAACGCCCCGGGGTCGGTGACCATGGAGGGGCCGTGAACCCCCTGGGGCTGGTGGCGCGAGGCGGGATCGGGCCGCTCTTTCGCCCCGTCCAGGCGATACAGGTACAAGGTCCCCGCCGCCACTCCGTCCGCGATTCCGTGGTGGTATCCCAGG contains:
- a CDS encoding malto-oligosyltrehalose synthase, whose protein sequence is MATLRIPAATYRFQFHRRFRFEHAVALVAYLEALGVTDLYASPIFQARRGSLHGYDVTDPTRLNAELGGEGHFESLAKALKGRGMGLLVDIVPNHMAASVENRWWMDVLESGQGSPFAGFFDIDWHSPKKALSGKVLLPILGGPYGRMIEEQELSLHLEKGGFLVHCHSAKLPVSIHSYPRILSLRLSSLEETYGPDHPSFRELWDLITTIEHLAKTTAVDAESARERYTSEEEIKERLLRLYTERHEIREHIEETLRTVNGRKGDPASFDPLDRILSEQHYWLSFWRLANEEINYRRFFAVSELVSLRVEDPRVFDASHDLVLRLVREGKVTGLRVDHIDGLYDPHGYLVRLMQRLTGSEDANPSPGFYVLVEKILGRDEVLPPAWPIHGTTGYDFLNALNGVFVSAGGVKTMDEIYARFIGVAPNFRETVYRSKKMVMDSLFAGEMHSLGQHLGRLAEQDRYARDLPRKELHAALIEVTACFPVYRTYAHGHELPARDVRYIAKALKEAQQRSTEASTPVFDFLRRVLLLEIPPGLAGTEREEWLRFLMRWQQFTGPIMAKGFEDTSLYIYTRLVSMNEVGGNPASAGVPVNAFHIRCGTAADRWPHTMNATTTHDTKRSEDVRARINVLSEIPEEWETRLRQWTRQNAGKKRIVNGVATPDPGEEILLYQTLLGAWPIEEKELPGLQARIGSYMVKALREAKVHTRWIRPNIAYESAVKEFAASLLKDPSQETSAFLADFLPFQRKVAHYGALNSLAQVLLKIAAP
- a CDS encoding glycoside hydrolase, which gives rise to MDRYVCIHCHFYQPPRENPWLEAVELQDSAFPYHDWNERISAECYAANAFSRSLAGDGRIEKIVNNYSRISFNFGPTLLSWMEEKSPAVYRAILEGDRESRKTFSGHGSALAQGYNHIILPLANARDKATQVRWGIRDFTHRFGRPPEGMWLPETAADVGTLDVLAGEGIRFTILAPRQAAKVRKKGSRDWRDVSNGRIDPTIPYELRLPSGRKICLFFYDGPISQGVAFERLLDNGEFLANRLLGAFSDQRPWPQQLVHIATDGETYGHHHTHGEMALSKALQLLDANPEVRITNYGEHLERFPPTHDVRIFDNSSWSCVHGVERWRSDCGCNSGGRPGWNQEWRRPLREAMDGLRDTIAPLFEGEGRKVFKDPWAAREEYISVILDRSDASIDEFLARHAAGKLTPKQKTRALQLMEIQRQAMLMYTSCGWFFDDLSGIETVQVLQYAGRVIQLSGDIFGDSVEAGFLTRLERAKSNVPEHKDGRALYDKFVKPATVDLHKVAAHYAMSALFENYGERDRIYCYDVERHDIRVRTAGRTKLLLGRARVTSEITRKTAFVTFGVLHLGDHNISGGVRDFRGEEEYETLTREIGDVFKSADLPEAIRTVDKQFGLGTYSLKLLFRDELRKILHIILDQTLSGTEASHREIYNQHASMMRFLSGMDIPLPDPLHASAKVTLNAGLRRAVSAETLDATAIRGLLEEGSTIGIQLVSAGLGFPLQKRIDAIANDFREKPDDLGLLHRFEEAVEMGHDLPFEVLFWGAQNIYFELLQTVYPGFLTKSREGDEQAALWIGLFRSIGKKLSFVVPED
- a CDS encoding malto-oligosyltrehalose trehalohydrolase, with the protein product MTDPRAHPLGATPLPDGRCRFLVYAPSARTVSVRLLSPAKRVVPLERDGLGYHHGIADGVAAGTLYLYRLDGAKERPDPASRHQPQGVHGPSMVTDPGAFAWRDREWRGIPLSSYILYELHVGTYTPEGTFDAILQRLDALVELGITAVELMPVAQFPGRRNWGYDGVYPFAVQESYGGPEGLKRLVDACHLRGLAVVLDVVYNHLGPEGNYLSDFGPYFSDRYRIPWGSAVNFDGPHSDEVRRYFQENALYWLREFHVDALRLDAIHGIMDFSASPFLTELAAAVRDLRKEENRRAYLIPESDLNDARVVTPPEEGGYGLDAQWNDDFHHALHTLLTGERDGYYADFGGIGRLARAFTDGFVYSGQYSAYRRRRHGNPSRHLPAGRFVVFAQNHDQVGNRMRGDRLSVLVSFESQKLAAGVVLLSPFLPLLFMGEEYGEVAPFLYFVHHGDTGLIEAVRKGRKEEFAAFGWKGEIPDPQDEETFLRSRPDPALRGSGNRALLLSLHRELIRIRKTDPVLSRTDREGMEATPFEEESALFILRRDGSAQTAAVFHFGNVPATLPLPLPGGHWKKVLDSADVRWGGPGGAAPERPDPLGGVVCALRPDSFILFSNSGEENR